Part of the Propioniciclava sp. MC1595 genome is shown below.
GTCGGGTGAACCGACGCATGGAGGCTCCTTGACGTTCGGGGTCACCTCCACGGTAGCCGGTTGCCCGCGGCCGGGAATGCCCCGACGGGTGGAGGCGTTGGGGCCCACGTGGACAAGCGACTCGGGATCATCGGCGCCGGCAAGGTCGGCACGACGCTCGGGCGCCTCGCGCTGGCGTCCGGCTGGGACGTGCTCATCTCCGCGAGCCCGACCCGCCCGATGCAGTCCCTCATCGTCGAGACCATGCTGCCCGGCGCCCGCCTGGTGCCCGAGGCGGAAGTCGTCGCCGGCGCCGACATCGTCGTGCTCGCCGTCCCGATCTCGAAGGCCACCACCGTCGACCTGCCCGCCCTGTCCGGCAAGGTCGTCATCGACGCGATGAACCACTGGTACCCGGTCGACGGCAGCCACGACGAGGTCGAGGACGCCCCCTCCAGCAGCCACTGGGTCCAGTCCCTCAACCCGGCGATGCGCCTGGTGAAGTCCCTGAACCACCTCGGCTACCACGACATGGAGACCGACGCCCGCCCCGCCGGCCACGCCGAGCGCCGGGCCGTGGCCGCGGCGTCCGACGACGTCGAGGCGCGCGCGGCCGTCGCCGCCCTGCTCGACGACCTCGGCTTCGACCCCGTCGAACTCCCCTTCGCGGCCTCTCGCCAGCTCGAGGGGGGCGGTCCCGTCTTCGGTCGCTGGGTGGACGCCTCGGGGCTGAGGTCCGCCCTCTCCCGCAGCGGGGTCAGGGCCACCTAGGCTGCGCGCATGACAGCGCCCGCGATCGAACACCTGCCCGACGACTTCACCCGCGTCCTCTGCGTGGTCGCGCACCCCGACGACATGGAGTACGGCGCCTCGGCGGCCGTCCACCACTGGACCAGCCGCGGCGTCGAGGTCGCCTACCTGCTGCTCACGTCCGGCGAGGCCGGCATGCAGTCACCGCCCGAGGTCGTCGGGCCGCTGCGCGCCCTCGAGCAGAAGGACGCCTGCGCCGCGGTCGGCGTCGACAAGCTGACCATCCTCGACCACCCCGACGGGATGCTGGAACCCACGCTCGGGCTGCGCCGCGACATCGCCCGGGTGATCCGGCAGTTCCGGCCCGACGTGGTCGTCACCGGCAGCTGGGAGGTCGAGGCACCCTGGGGCCTCAACCAGGCCGACCACCGCGCCGCGGGGCTCGCCACGCTGGACGCCTGCCGCGACGCCGACAACACGTGGGTGTTCCCCGAGCTGGCCACCGACGAGGGGCTGCCGAAGTGGGGGCCCACCTGGCTGCTGGTCCACGGCTCCGACCGCCCCACGCACGGCGTCGGGCTGGCGGAGGCCGACGTGGCCGCCGCCGTGGCGTCCCTGGGTGCCCACCGGGCCTACCTCGCGGACCTGCCCGAACACCCGAAGCCGGTCGAGTTCATCCCCGAGATGCTGCAGGGCCAGGGTCGCGCGCTCGGCACCGCGCACGCCGTGCTGTTCCGCGGGTACCGGCTGCGCGGCTGACCCCTAGGCCGGCGGCAGCGGGCCGAGGCCGCACTCCGGGGCGTCCGCGATGAGGACGCCCATGGCCCGGGCGTGGTCGTCGTCCAGCTCGGGCAGCGCGTCGGCGGGGAAGAAGGCCGCCTCGGTGTTCTCCCCGTCGGCCGGGTGCGGCTCGCCCGAGACCCATCGGCAGCGGAAGGTGTGGTTGATGTACTGCGTCTGGTCACCGTTGTCGTAGGTGCGCATGTCGGTGACGTCCTGCCAGACGAGGCGCTCGACCTCGACCACGACGCCCGCCTCCTCCAGCGCCTCGCGCGCCGCCGCCTCGTGCGGGTGCTCACCCGGGTCGACGATGCCGGTGACGACCGACCAGCCGCCCGTGTCGGCGCGGCGCACGAGCAGCCACTCGACGGTGCCGTCGGGGCGGGTGCGGTGGATGCCGGCGGTCGATCCCGACAGCCAGAGCGGGGTGGTGCCGACGTGGCGGCGCAGGTGCAGGATGAAGTCGGGCGTGGCCATCGAACCTCCCTGCGGGCATGAAGAGAGCCACCTAGCAGATTCGAAC
Proteins encoded:
- a CDS encoding NUDIX domain-containing protein, yielding MATPDFILHLRRHVGTTPLWLSGSTAGIHRTRPDGTVEWLLVRRADTGGWSVVTGIVDPGEHPHEAAAREALEEAGVVVEVERLVWQDVTDMRTYDNGDQTQYINHTFRCRWVSGEPHPADGENTEAAFFPADALPELDDDHARAMGVLIADAPECGLGPLPPA
- a CDS encoding NADPH-dependent F420 reductase, whose product is MDKRLGIIGAGKVGTTLGRLALASGWDVLISASPTRPMQSLIVETMLPGARLVPEAEVVAGADIVVLAVPISKATTVDLPALSGKVVIDAMNHWYPVDGSHDEVEDAPSSSHWVQSLNPAMRLVKSLNHLGYHDMETDARPAGHAERRAVAAASDDVEARAAVAALLDDLGFDPVELPFAASRQLEGGGPVFGRWVDASGLRSALSRSGVRAT
- a CDS encoding PIG-L deacetylase family protein codes for the protein MTAPAIEHLPDDFTRVLCVVAHPDDMEYGASAAVHHWTSRGVEVAYLLLTSGEAGMQSPPEVVGPLRALEQKDACAAVGVDKLTILDHPDGMLEPTLGLRRDIARVIRQFRPDVVVTGSWEVEAPWGLNQADHRAAGLATLDACRDADNTWVFPELATDEGLPKWGPTWLLVHGSDRPTHGVGLAEADVAAAVASLGAHRAYLADLPEHPKPVEFIPEMLQGQGRALGTAHAVLFRGYRLRG